In a genomic window of Sporosarcina trichiuri:
- a CDS encoding S41 family peptidase has protein sequence MVTMRRSRFFLVGLFAAVAVCLVLLNGCGKKEKERAAPSDEFGVIDEAYDVITGNAVYPLEKNDLIEGALRGMADVIGDPYSTYLTKEEAASHKESLAGERVGIGAEITRTSGKFVIVSPVKGSPSDKAGLLPYDEIVQIDKEGVDGLTLQEVVKRIRGKKGTTVELTVYRPEAGKHVELTIERDVIPVHTVSSEIIEERGKKIGYIGLTMFGEESAKEWQAATDLLVKEGAEALLIDVRGNPGGYLHAVGAIAGSMLPEDTVFAYMENIKGQLTPLVTEKPEGVLFDEKLKTLPIALMQDQGSASASEVLSGALQDLGRGFIVGTTSFGKGTVQETMELSNGGEVKLSTHKWLTPKERWIHGEGIESDLVVKQNSLFAEHLRVLADVYREEQFHDDIAYAQRVLKALKFNPGRTDGYFDDATKKAVAEFQKDAELEVSGEMDSAFYQGLKAAAEEVKSDRANDEQLAMAIGYLHHTLSSKK, from the coding sequence ATGGTGACGATGCGCAGGAGCCGGTTTTTTTTAGTTGGCCTATTTGCTGCGGTTGCAGTTTGTCTTGTACTGCTTAACGGATGCGGGAAAAAAGAGAAGGAACGGGCGGCGCCTTCGGATGAATTCGGCGTCATCGACGAAGCCTATGATGTCATTACAGGCAATGCTGTGTATCCGCTTGAAAAGAACGATCTGATCGAAGGGGCGCTCCGCGGGATGGCGGATGTGATCGGCGATCCGTACTCGACGTATCTGACAAAGGAGGAAGCCGCCTCCCACAAGGAATCGCTTGCAGGTGAGCGGGTGGGCATTGGTGCGGAGATCACCCGGACCAGCGGGAAGTTCGTCATCGTATCGCCGGTGAAAGGATCGCCGTCGGACAAAGCAGGTCTGCTTCCATACGATGAAATCGTGCAGATCGATAAGGAAGGCGTCGACGGGCTGACGCTGCAGGAAGTCGTCAAACGGATCCGCGGGAAGAAAGGGACGACAGTGGAACTGACCGTCTACAGGCCGGAAGCCGGAAAGCACGTCGAACTGACGATTGAACGGGATGTCATTCCTGTCCATACGGTGTCTTCTGAAATCATTGAAGAGCGCGGCAAGAAAATCGGCTACATAGGGCTCACGATGTTCGGGGAGGAAAGTGCGAAAGAATGGCAGGCGGCAACGGACCTGCTTGTCAAAGAAGGGGCGGAAGCGCTGCTGATCGATGTGCGCGGCAATCCCGGCGGATATCTCCATGCGGTCGGTGCGATTGCAGGAAGTATGCTGCCGGAAGATACGGTGTTCGCCTACATGGAAAACATCAAAGGGCAGCTGACTCCGCTTGTCACGGAGAAGCCTGAGGGCGTTCTGTTCGATGAAAAACTGAAGACCCTGCCGATCGCACTCATGCAGGATCAGGGAAGTGCTTCGGCAAGTGAAGTGCTGAGCGGCGCCCTGCAGGACCTCGGCCGCGGGTTCATCGTCGGGACGACGAGTTTCGGCAAAGGGACTGTCCAGGAGACGATGGAGCTCTCGAATGGCGGCGAAGTAAAATTGTCGACGCACAAATGGCTGACCCCGAAAGAACGATGGATTCACGGCGAAGGTATTGAATCGGATCTTGTAGTCAAGCAGAACAGCCTGTTCGCCGAACATCTGCGGGTGCTTGCGGACGTGTATAGGGAAGAACAGTTCCATGATGATATCGCGTACGCTCAGCGTGTCCTCAAGGCGCTCAAGTTCAATCCGGGCCGCACGGACGGCTATTTCGACGATGCGACCAAGAAGGCGGTTGCGGAATTCCAGAAAGATGCAGAACTTGAAGTCAGCGGGGAGATGGACAGTGCGTTCTATCAAGGTCTGAAAGCCGCGGCCGAAGAAGTGAAAAGCGACCGCGCGAACGATGAGCAGCTCGCAATGGCGATCGGTTATCTGCACCACACGCTGTCTTCGAAAAAGTGA
- the cccB gene encoding cytochrome c551, with protein MKTKSKFAAAIFGAALVLGACGGGDDSASGDKEAGGSDVDPDKVYQANCATCHGGNLEGMNGPELAHIGGELSEDEIHDIIENGKSGGMPGGLIKGEELDAVAKWLSEKK; from the coding sequence ATGAAAACGAAAAGCAAATTCGCAGCGGCAATCTTTGGTGCTGCACTCGTACTCGGCGCATGCGGAGGCGGGGATGACAGCGCGTCCGGCGACAAGGAAGCAGGCGGCAGCGACGTAGATCCGGACAAGGTGTACCAGGCCAACTGTGCGACTTGCCACGGCGGCAACCTGGAAGGCATGAACGGACCGGAACTGGCACACATCGGCGGCGAGCTTTCTGAAGACGAAATCCACGATATCATCGAGAACGGTAAATCCGGCGGCATGCCTGGAGGCCTCATCAAAGGGGAAGAGCTCGATGCAGTCGCAAAATGGCTTTCCGAGAAGAAATAA
- a CDS encoding redoxin domain-containing protein: MNKKWVGYAVAILVIGTMVALMVKSNMQKPEKIDTATTKAQSETLPGMEELPGLKPGDTPPDFELKTLDGDSVKLSDLRGKKVMLNFWATWCPPCKAEMPHMENYYKDLEEEDNVELVSVNLTTAEKRGEKAVEEFADAYGLTFPILLDTEDIGMTDYQVFSIPTTYILKTDGTVDNKIIGPMDEKMMEQLMDDVD; the protein is encoded by the coding sequence ATGAATAAAAAATGGGTCGGGTATGCGGTTGCCATTCTCGTCATCGGCACGATGGTTGCCCTGATGGTGAAATCCAATATGCAGAAGCCCGAGAAGATCGACACAGCCACGACCAAAGCCCAGTCGGAAACATTGCCGGGCATGGAAGAACTGCCTGGACTGAAACCGGGCGACACGCCTCCGGATTTCGAACTGAAGACACTTGACGGTGATTCAGTGAAATTGAGCGATTTGCGGGGCAAGAAGGTCATGCTCAACTTCTGGGCGACGTGGTGTCCGCCGTGCAAGGCGGAGATGCCGCATATGGAAAACTATTATAAGGACCTCGAGGAAGAGGACAACGTCGAACTGGTCTCCGTCAACTTGACGACAGCGGAGAAACGCGGAGAAAAAGCGGTGGAGGAATTCGCGGACGCCTACGGTCTGACGTTCCCCATCCTGCTCGACACGGAGGATATCGGGATGACCGATTACCAGGTGTTCTCGATTCCGACGACCTACATCCTGAAGACCGACGGGACCGTGGATAACAAGATCATCGGCCCGATGGACGAAAAGATGATGGAGCAGCTGATGGACGACGTCGACTGA
- the ftsX gene encoding permease-like cell division protein FtsX, whose product MKGRTLARHFRESFKSLGRNGWMTFASISAVAVTLLLVGSFIAMMMNLNKMADNIENDVEIKVVADAAASDEAIQELQKKVESLGGVASVEYASREQELDKVIKQYGKELALYKQSNPLGDALYVKAADPHNTAKIAKEIDTYEYTAEVVYGAGKVEKLFNVVKVSRNVGLILIVALLFTAMFLISNTIRLTIIARGREIEIMKLVGATNSFVRIPFILEGVWLGILGSIIPITAISIAYQQIYAYWQPKLVNEMFQVLDPVPFIIQVDGLLLFMGVFIGVWGSLMSVRKFLKA is encoded by the coding sequence ATGAAGGGTAGAACGCTTGCCCGTCACTTCCGCGAGAGTTTCAAGAGTCTCGGCCGGAATGGCTGGATGACATTCGCCTCCATCAGCGCCGTGGCTGTCACGCTTCTTCTTGTCGGCAGTTTCATCGCTATGATGATGAACCTGAACAAGATGGCGGACAACATTGAAAACGACGTGGAAATCAAAGTGGTTGCGGATGCAGCGGCAAGTGACGAGGCAATACAAGAGTTACAGAAGAAAGTGGAATCGCTCGGCGGCGTGGCGAGTGTGGAATATGCGTCGAGAGAGCAGGAACTGGACAAGGTCATCAAGCAGTACGGGAAAGAACTCGCTCTCTACAAGCAAAGCAACCCGCTCGGCGATGCATTGTACGTGAAAGCTGCGGATCCGCACAACACCGCAAAAATCGCCAAAGAGATCGATACATACGAATACACTGCCGAAGTGGTCTACGGAGCCGGGAAAGTCGAAAAACTGTTCAATGTCGTCAAAGTCAGCCGCAATGTCGGCCTGATCCTCATTGTCGCATTGCTGTTCACGGCGATGTTCCTCATCTCCAACACGATCCGCCTGACAATCATTGCACGCGGACGTGAGATCGAAATCATGAAGCTGGTCGGTGCGACGAACAGCTTCGTCCGCATTCCGTTCATCTTGGAAGGGGTCTGGCTCGGTATCCTCGGGTCCATCATCCCGATCACGGCGATCTCGATCGCCTATCAGCAAATATACGCCTACTGGCAGCCGAAGCTGGTCAACGAAATGTTCCAGGTGCTCGATCCTGTGCCGTTCATCATCCAGGTCGACGGACTGCTGCTGTTCATGGGCGTCTTCATCGGCGTATGGGGCAGCCTCATGTCCGTACGCAAATTCCTGAAAGCCTGA
- the ftsE gene encoding cell division ATP-binding protein FtsE has product MIKMKNVYKKYSNGVVAANGITIDIDRGEFVYVVGPSGAGKSTFIKMMYREEAPTSGQIFIDGTDLGSLKSKQIPFLRRQIGVVFQDFKLLPKLNVYENVAFALEVIEETPTEIRKKVTDVLALVGLSQKARMFPNELSGGEQQRVSIARSIVNEPKLVIADEPTGNLDPDTSLGIMNIFEKINNRGTTIVMATHNKDIVNSIRHRVLLVEGGMITRDEYEGEYSYEG; this is encoded by the coding sequence ATGATCAAAATGAAAAACGTGTACAAAAAGTACTCGAACGGCGTCGTAGCCGCAAATGGCATCACGATCGACATCGACCGCGGTGAATTCGTCTACGTAGTCGGCCCGAGCGGTGCAGGGAAATCGACGTTCATCAAAATGATGTATCGCGAGGAAGCCCCGACCAGCGGGCAGATTTTCATCGATGGAACAGACCTTGGTTCGTTGAAAAGCAAACAGATCCCTTTTTTGCGCAGACAGATCGGGGTTGTCTTCCAGGATTTCAAGCTCCTGCCGAAATTGAATGTCTATGAAAATGTGGCATTCGCCCTGGAAGTCATCGAAGAGACACCGACGGAAATCCGTAAGAAAGTGACAGATGTTTTAGCGCTTGTCGGCCTGTCGCAAAAAGCGAGAATGTTTCCTAACGAGCTATCCGGCGGAGAACAGCAGCGTGTTTCGATCGCGCGTTCCATTGTCAATGAACCGAAGCTGGTCATTGCGGATGAGCCAACAGGAAATTTGGATCCGGATACGTCGTTAGGGATCATGAACATCTTCGAGAAAATCAACAACAGAGGAACTACCATTGTCATGGCAACCCATAACAAAGATATCGTCAATTCGATCCGGCACCGTGTCCTGCTCGTCGAGGGCGGCATGATCACACGGGATGAATATGAAGGAGAATACAGTTATGAAGGGTAG
- a CDS encoding murein hydrolase activator EnvC family protein codes for MKKNKSLLLSTMGVLLLSSTVGATAVSADSLKDMQNEQKLLQQKQNELNKGIKDKSDKINEKKTKKQTILDQISKLNGEIDTNNEKIRDVKEKIADTTKEIAQLRISIKTLEQRIKERDEVLRERVKTMQVKGGDVSYLDVLLGATSFSDFIDRFSAVSTLMDADRKIMKQQEDDMNQLEEEKALVEKKLAEQEDRKAKLTDLKKKLEGQKVEKDKLVDQLEAEEAKLSNEKAHLESEADEAHDMSADLEKKIVAEQERLAEVARQAELKRKREAELRRQQEAAAAKRRAEQAASSSHSSASSSSSSSNASSSYEPSVAAPPVSSGAWTAPAHGRLTSSFGWRVHPIFHTKKQHRGQDISVPVGTTVSAAAEGVVSHAGPMGGFGNLVMITHSIDGQIYTSVYAHLSSIGVSTGQHVGKGEPIAKSGNTGNSTGPHLHFEIHVGNFSATGPSAVNPLRYVSF; via the coding sequence TTGAAAAAGAATAAAAGTTTACTGCTGTCGACCATGGGGGTCCTGCTCTTATCGTCCACTGTCGGTGCAACAGCAGTATCAGCAGATTCACTCAAAGATATGCAGAACGAACAGAAACTGCTGCAGCAGAAACAGAACGAACTGAACAAAGGCATCAAGGACAAGTCTGATAAAATCAACGAAAAGAAAACAAAGAAACAGACGATCCTCGACCAGATCTCGAAACTCAACGGTGAAATCGATACTAATAATGAGAAGATCCGCGACGTGAAAGAAAAGATCGCGGATACAACCAAAGAGATTGCGCAGCTGCGCATCTCCATCAAGACACTTGAGCAGCGCATCAAAGAGCGTGATGAAGTGCTGCGCGAACGTGTGAAAACGATGCAGGTGAAAGGCGGGGACGTCAGCTACCTGGACGTGCTCCTCGGGGCGACCAGCTTTTCAGACTTCATCGACCGTTTCTCAGCAGTCTCTACACTGATGGACGCAGACCGGAAGATCATGAAGCAGCAGGAAGACGACATGAACCAGCTTGAAGAAGAAAAAGCGCTTGTCGAAAAGAAGCTTGCTGAACAGGAAGACCGGAAAGCGAAACTGACTGACTTGAAGAAGAAACTGGAAGGCCAGAAAGTCGAAAAGGACAAGCTCGTCGATCAGCTGGAAGCGGAAGAAGCAAAGCTGTCGAACGAAAAAGCCCACTTGGAAAGTGAAGCTGACGAAGCACATGATATGTCAGCGGACCTTGAAAAGAAGATTGTTGCAGAACAAGAGCGCCTTGCTGAAGTCGCCCGCCAGGCTGAGCTGAAGCGTAAACGCGAAGCGGAACTCCGCCGCCAGCAGGAGGCTGCCGCGGCGAAACGGCGTGCGGAACAGGCTGCCAGCTCGTCACATTCGTCAGCTTCATCCAGCAGCAGTTCTTCGAATGCATCATCAAGCTATGAGCCGTCGGTTGCGGCACCGCCAGTTTCAAGCGGAGCATGGACTGCACCAGCACACGGCCGTCTGACGTCGTCATTCGGATGGCGCGTGCACCCGATTTTCCATACGAAGAAGCAGCACCGCGGCCAGGACATTTCAGTACCGGTCGGAACAACAGTCAGCGCAGCTGCTGAAGGTGTCGTTTCCCATGCAGGACCGATGGGCGGTTTCGGTAATCTCGTCATGATCACCCACTCCATTGACGGTCAGATCTATACGTCCGTCTATGCCCACCTGTCCAGTATCGGTGTCAGCACCGGTCAGCATGTCGGCAAAGGCGAACCGATCGCAAAGTCCGGAAACACCGGCAATTCGACAGGGCCTCACCTGCACTTCGAAATCCACGTCGGAAACTTCTCGGCGACAGGTCCAAGTGCTGTGAACCCGCTCCGTTATGTATCGTTCTGA